The Thermobispora bispora DSM 43833 genome window below encodes:
- a CDS encoding SAM-dependent methyltransferase, translating to MENAPQIDPTVPSPARIYDYLLGGKDNFPADREAAENLLRLSPNLKEGAQANRRFLIRAVEYMTQQGIRQFLDIGAGLPTQENVHQVALRHAPDSRVVYVDNDPIVLTHARALLADEKRVVAVEGDLRRPESILDNPEVTQHIDFGQPVGLLLVAVLHFIPDEAAYPAVAKLRDRLAPGSHLVISHGSVSRDLNEDVIEKGKEIYARSSAGMAIPRSREEILRFFDGFELVEPGLVPWPDDWRPREDEVRLPRLPGVDSYAGVGILR from the coding sequence ATGGAGAACGCGCCGCAGATCGACCCGACCGTGCCCAGCCCGGCCCGCATCTACGACTACCTGCTCGGCGGCAAGGACAACTTCCCCGCCGACCGTGAGGCGGCGGAGAACCTGCTGCGGCTCTCCCCCAACCTCAAAGAGGGGGCCCAGGCGAACCGGCGCTTCCTGATCCGCGCCGTGGAGTACATGACCCAGCAGGGCATCCGGCAGTTCCTCGACATCGGCGCCGGCCTGCCCACCCAGGAGAACGTCCACCAGGTGGCCCTGCGGCACGCCCCGGATTCGCGCGTGGTCTACGTGGACAACGACCCGATCGTCCTGACGCACGCCCGCGCGCTCCTCGCCGATGAGAAGCGCGTGGTCGCCGTCGAAGGCGACCTGCGCCGGCCGGAGAGCATCCTCGACAACCCCGAGGTCACACAGCACATCGACTTCGGCCAGCCGGTGGGCCTGCTCCTCGTCGCCGTCCTCCACTTCATCCCGGACGAGGCCGCCTACCCCGCGGTCGCCAAGCTGCGCGACCGGCTCGCCCCGGGGAGCCATCTGGTGATCAGCCACGGCTCCGTCTCCCGCGACCTCAACGAAGACGTGATCGAAAAGGGCAAGGAGATTTACGCCCGATCGTCGGCCGGCATGGCGATCCCACGGTCACGGGAGGAGATCCTGCGGTTCTTCGACGGGTTCGAGCTCGTCGAGCCCGGCCTAGTCCCCTGGCCCGACGACTGGCGCCCGCGAGAAGACGAGGTACGGCTCCCCCGGCTCCCGGGCGTCGACAGCTACGCCGGCGTCGGCATCCTCCGATGA
- a CDS encoding ArsR/SmtB family transcription factor, which yields MPSAAPGRVLEHPKPEEIRLEAVLHALADPVRLQVVRRLAELGTEAPCSAIELAVSKSTSTYHFRVLREAGVITQVYRGTAKMNALRRDDLDRLFPGLLDAVLAADAAQRRRTGA from the coding sequence GTGCCATCCGCCGCGCCGGGCCGCGTACTCGAGCACCCCAAGCCGGAGGAGATCCGGCTTGAGGCGGTGTTGCATGCGCTCGCCGACCCCGTACGGCTCCAAGTGGTCCGCCGCCTCGCCGAGCTCGGCACCGAGGCCCCTTGCTCCGCGATCGAGCTCGCGGTGAGCAAGTCGACCTCGACGTACCACTTCCGGGTGCTGCGCGAGGCCGGCGTCATCACCCAGGTCTACCGCGGCACGGCGAAGATGAACGCGCTGCGCCGCGACGATCTCGACCGGCTCTTCCCCGGGCTGCTCGACGCGGTGCTCGCCGCCGACGCCGCCCAGCGCCGGCGCACCGGCGCGTGA
- a CDS encoding NADH:flavin oxidoreductase/NADH oxidase — protein MSVLFEPLRLRGLTIPNRVWMSPMCQYSAAETGPDQGVPNDWHFVHLGTRAIGGAGLIMVEATAVTPEGRISPYDLGLWNERQQEAFARITRFLREHGAVPAIQLAHAGRKASTDRPWLGGRPVGPEHHGWRPVAPSPVPFADGHPVPAELSVEQIKGLVEAFAAAARRALAAGFQVVEIHGAHGYLINEFLSPHSNHRTDAYGGSFENRIRFALEVADAVRAVWPDDLPVFFRVSATDWLAENGRAGWTVDDTVRLAKELLAHGVDLLDVSSGGITGGVTIPAGPGYQVPFAARVKAETDLAVSAVGLITEPRQAEEIVASGKADAVMLGRELLRNPYWPRYAARELGAEPGWPNQYHRAV, from the coding sequence TTGAGCGTGTTGTTCGAGCCGTTGCGGCTGCGCGGGCTGACCATCCCCAACCGGGTGTGGATGTCCCCCATGTGCCAGTACTCCGCCGCGGAGACCGGCCCCGACCAGGGGGTGCCGAACGACTGGCACTTCGTCCACCTCGGCACCCGCGCCATCGGCGGCGCCGGTCTGATCATGGTCGAGGCGACCGCGGTCACCCCGGAGGGGAGGATCAGCCCGTACGACCTGGGGCTCTGGAACGAGCGCCAGCAGGAGGCGTTCGCCCGCATCACCCGCTTCCTGCGGGAGCACGGCGCGGTCCCCGCCATCCAGCTCGCCCACGCCGGCCGCAAGGCGTCCACCGACCGGCCCTGGCTCGGCGGCCGTCCGGTCGGCCCGGAGCACCACGGCTGGCGGCCGGTCGCGCCCAGCCCTGTCCCGTTCGCCGACGGCCACCCGGTCCCGGCCGAGCTGAGCGTCGAGCAGATCAAGGGGCTGGTGGAGGCCTTCGCCGCGGCCGCCCGGCGGGCGCTCGCCGCCGGCTTCCAGGTCGTGGAGATCCACGGCGCCCACGGCTACCTGATCAACGAATTCCTCTCGCCGCACAGCAACCACCGCACCGACGCGTACGGCGGCTCCTTCGAGAACCGGATCCGGTTCGCGCTCGAGGTCGCCGACGCGGTGCGGGCGGTCTGGCCGGATGACCTGCCGGTCTTCTTCCGCGTCTCCGCCACCGACTGGCTCGCCGAGAACGGCCGGGCGGGCTGGACCGTCGACGACACCGTACGGCTCGCCAAGGAGCTGCTCGCGCACGGCGTCGACCTGCTCGACGTCTCTTCGGGCGGCATCACCGGCGGGGTGACCATCCCCGCGGGGCCCGGCTATCAGGTCCCGTTCGCCGCCCGGGTCAAGGCGGAGACCGACCTCGCCGTGTCGGCGGTCGGGCTGATCACCGAACCCCGGCAGGCGGAGGAGATCGTGGCCTCGGGCAAGGCCGACGCGGTGATGCTCGGCCGGGAGCTGCTGCGCAACCCCTACTGGCCCCGGTACGCCGCCCGGGAGCTCGGCGCCGAGCCCGGCTGGCCCAACCAGTACCACCGGGCGGTCTGA
- a CDS encoding LLM class F420-dependent oxidoreductase, with amino-acid sequence MAEIGYTLLCEQAPPRQLVDDAVTAERIGFGFAVISDHYFPWLEEMGHSPYAWSVLGAVAQATERIPLMTFVTCPIMRYHPAVVAQKAATMGVLSGGRFTLGLGSGENLNEHVVGLGWPAVSARHEMFREAVEIIKDLFEGGYRSYRGAYFDLESAKLYDRPDPPVPIAIAASGERSVNLAVEYGDALVCADPDGDLVRRYRSIGGEGRPVYGQVALCYDRDRDAAVERAHRLWRWSVTGWKVMSELPAPVNFAAATTTVRPEDVARQVPCGPDVDAVVAAVQRYVDAGFTHVALLQIGHAEHQREFFDWAEKELLPALR; translated from the coding sequence ATGGCAGAGATCGGTTACACCCTGCTGTGCGAGCAGGCTCCGCCGCGGCAGCTCGTGGACGACGCGGTGACGGCCGAGCGGATCGGCTTCGGCTTCGCGGTCATCTCCGACCACTACTTCCCGTGGCTGGAGGAGATGGGCCACTCGCCGTACGCGTGGTCCGTGCTCGGCGCCGTGGCCCAGGCCACCGAGCGCATCCCGCTCATGACCTTCGTGACCTGCCCGATCATGCGCTACCACCCGGCGGTGGTCGCGCAGAAGGCGGCCACCATGGGCGTGCTGAGCGGGGGCAGGTTCACCCTGGGCCTCGGCTCCGGGGAGAACCTCAACGAGCACGTCGTCGGGCTCGGCTGGCCCGCGGTGAGCGCCCGGCACGAGATGTTCCGGGAGGCCGTCGAGATCATCAAGGATCTGTTCGAGGGCGGCTACCGCTCCTACCGGGGCGCGTACTTCGATCTCGAGTCCGCCAAACTCTACGACCGGCCCGACCCGCCGGTGCCGATCGCGATCGCGGCCTCCGGCGAGCGGTCGGTGAACCTCGCCGTCGAGTACGGCGACGCGCTGGTCTGCGCGGATCCCGACGGCGACCTGGTGCGGCGGTACCGGTCCATCGGGGGCGAGGGCAGGCCGGTCTACGGGCAGGTCGCCCTCTGCTACGACCGGGACCGGGACGCGGCGGTCGAGCGCGCCCACCGCCTCTGGCGCTGGTCGGTCACCGGGTGGAAGGTGATGTCCGAGCTTCCCGCGCCGGTCAACTTCGCGGCCGCGACCACGACCGTGCGCCCGGAGGATGTGGCCCGGCAGGTGCCGTGCGGCCCGGACGTGGACGCCGTGGTCGCCGCGGTGCAGCGGTACGTCGACGCGGGCTTCACCCACGTCGCCCTGCTGCAGATCGGCCACGCCGAGCACCAGCGGGAGTTCTTCGACTGGGCGGAGAAGGAGCTGCTCCCCGCGCTGCGGTGA